Proteins encoded within one genomic window of Candidatus Amarolinea dominans:
- a CDS encoding type IV pili methyl-accepting chemotaxis transducer N-terminal domain-containing protein, translating to MFQSLQARLIFLFVAFVLLVVVSVGAMIWGSETQRQDALVINLAGRQRMLAQQMTRLALEADSRKSAVDAALLEAEAVFDRTLYALREGGAAPYPPDASVTLQRPTDPRILSALDQVAQTWSDFRTQLYKLQWASRSNPIFWLTRQTFEDEAATLVEAADAVVRLLEADATAKINRLRAMQMSFLVGALVLLGVGAWVTHRSALTPLKDLSAAADRLGGNDLESPIQVTGPREIRSLSESFDVMRKNLAASRLELLDLTTTLEARVAQRTRELNALSEVSHEISSQLDVSHVLTSVTEKARTLLDAESARLCLLEDEDQYLTLKASCGAQTGETVERRSAINRASAVLASQRALVCSRAGCVGGCGLLDEAHAASHVVAPLRIGDEVIGALCVSSSQPNHFSAEAADVATKLANTAAVALQNAQLFAQAEKIATLEERNRIAADMHDGLGQMLSYLGLVTDQTVDLLAASEDAKALANLERMRRTINQATHQVRASIQQLMDGAPRERKLRDRLQETVREIEGKYQARIDWQAEEGVLTAAIPRAVTEQILNVTREMLENACRHAAAQFICVRFGRENGHGFVRIEDDGRGFDPAVQPAGHFGLRVMTARAAHIGGKLLIESALGAGTCVTLLFPHGEGRS from the coding sequence ATGTTCCAAAGTTTGCAAGCGCGTTTGATCTTTTTGTTTGTCGCCTTCGTTCTGCTCGTCGTTGTCTCCGTCGGCGCGATGATTTGGGGGAGCGAAACGCAGCGCCAGGACGCTTTGGTCATCAACCTGGCGGGACGGCAGCGGATGTTGGCGCAGCAGATGACGCGACTGGCGCTCGAAGCAGACAGCCGCAAGAGCGCGGTGGATGCCGCGCTGCTGGAGGCCGAAGCAGTCTTCGATCGCACCCTGTACGCCCTGCGCGAAGGCGGCGCGGCGCCTTATCCGCCTGACGCCTCAGTGACGCTGCAGAGACCGACCGACCCTCGCATTCTTTCCGCGCTCGATCAGGTGGCTCAGACCTGGAGCGACTTCCGCACGCAGCTCTACAAATTGCAGTGGGCGTCACGCAGCAATCCCATCTTCTGGCTGACGCGCCAGACGTTCGAAGATGAAGCGGCCACCCTGGTGGAGGCTGCGGATGCGGTGGTGCGTTTGCTGGAAGCGGACGCGACGGCCAAGATCAATCGCCTGCGCGCCATGCAGATGAGTTTTCTAGTGGGAGCGTTGGTCCTGCTGGGCGTGGGCGCGTGGGTGACGCACCGGTCCGCCCTGACGCCGCTGAAGGACCTATCTGCCGCGGCGGACCGGTTGGGCGGCAACGATCTTGAGTCACCGATCCAGGTGACAGGCCCGCGCGAGATACGCAGCCTGTCCGAGTCGTTCGATGTCATGCGCAAGAACCTGGCCGCGTCGCGGCTGGAACTGCTCGATCTGACCACCACCCTGGAAGCGCGCGTCGCGCAGCGCACACGTGAACTGAACGCGCTCAGCGAGGTGAGCCATGAGATCAGCTCGCAGCTCGATGTCAGTCATGTGTTGACTTCTGTCACTGAGAAAGCGCGCACCTTGCTGGACGCGGAGTCCGCCAGGCTGTGCCTGCTGGAGGATGAGGATCAGTATCTGACGCTGAAGGCGTCCTGCGGCGCGCAGACCGGCGAAACGGTCGAGCGCAGGTCTGCGATCAACCGCGCCAGCGCGGTGCTCGCCAGCCAACGGGCGCTGGTCTGCAGCCGTGCAGGCTGCGTGGGGGGATGCGGTCTGCTGGATGAGGCGCACGCGGCCAGCCACGTGGTGGCTCCCCTGCGCATTGGCGATGAGGTGATTGGGGCTTTGTGCGTGAGCAGTTCGCAGCCCAATCATTTCTCCGCGGAGGCTGCGGACGTGGCGACCAAGCTCGCCAATACGGCCGCGGTGGCGCTGCAGAATGCTCAGTTATTTGCGCAGGCAGAGAAGATCGCCACGCTGGAAGAACGCAACCGCATCGCGGCCGACATGCATGACGGACTGGGGCAGATGCTGAGCTATTTGGGCCTTGTGACAGATCAAACAGTCGACCTGCTGGCGGCGAGCGAAGATGCGAAGGCGCTCGCCAACCTGGAGCGCATGCGCAGGACGATCAATCAGGCCACCCACCAGGTGCGCGCGTCCATTCAGCAGTTGATGGATGGCGCACCGCGAGAGCGTAAGCTGCGCGATCGTTTGCAGGAAACCGTGCGTGAGATCGAGGGCAAATACCAGGCAAGGATTGACTGGCAGGCGGAGGAGGGTGTTCTTACGGCGGCGATTCCGCGCGCCGTGACGGAGCAGATTCTCAACGTGACGCGCGAGATGTTGGAAAACGCCTGCCGTCACGCGGCCGCCCAATTCATTTGTGTTCGCTTTGGCCGGGAAAACGGGCATGGCTTCGTCAGGATCGAGGACGACGGCCGCGGCTTCGATCCGGCGGTGCAGCCGGCCGGGCACTTTGGTTTACGGGTCATGACGGCGCGCGCCGCACACATCGGCGGGAAACTGTTGATCGAATCGGCGCTCGGCGCGGGAACGTGCGTGACCCTGTTGTTTCCCCATGGGGAGGGGCGATCATGA
- a CDS encoding TraR/DksA C4-type zinc finger protein has protein sequence MKHLDELLRDCVTHHHRLCPQVLVHAREHVGASSWPSTCRKRTSACSPSPRPTAASWMASAQQRVATWVGARCVEDFRKVAAVFVDTQPAGVRIAPRLDVRRKAAFAPEARSRWEAQLLGYQRMPDEDLLDSRWVTMRINIAGLIGHAGVRVNCEACGEEIINQREVTRDARILCRACAGQAYYVETRLAGVTTLTLPWTSKLVQSYEGFPTPVEHWEPTWNDN, from the coding sequence ATGAAACACCTGGATGAACTCCTACGCGACTGCGTGACGCACCATCACCGCCTGTGCCCGCAGGTGCTGGTGCACGCGCGGGAGCATGTTGGCGCCTCCTCCTGGCCCTCGACCTGCCGCAAACGGACAAGCGCCTGCTCGCCATCACCGAGACCGACGGCTGCTTCGTGGATGGCGTCAGCGCAGCAACGGGTTGCTACGTGGGTCGGCGCACGCTGCGTGGAAGATTTCCGTAAAGTTGCCGCCGTCTTTGTGGACACGCAGCCAGCGGGCGTTCGCATTGCGCCGCGGCTCGACGTGCGGCGGAAAGCGGCGTTTGCGCCTGAGGCGCGCAGCCGTTGGGAAGCGCAACTACTCGGCTATCAGCGCATGCCCGACGAGGACCTGCTCGATTCCCGATGGGTGACGATGCGGATCAACATCGCCGGCCTGATCGGACACGCGGGTGTGCGCGTGAACTGCGAGGCCTGCGGCGAGGAAATCATCAACCAGCGCGAGGTGACACGGGACGCGAGAATTCTCTGTCGCGCCTGTGCCGGCCAGGCGTACTATGTCGAAACCCGCCTGGCCGGCGTCACAACCCTCACCTTGCCGTGGACATCGAAGCTGGTTCAGAGCTACGAGGGGTTCCCGACACCGGTTGAGCATTGGGAACCTACCTGGAACGACAACTGA
- a CDS encoding PD40 domain-containing protein — protein MLRKSLLVCCVVFLVVLLTACSNPLAPPATATPLPPTVTPIPPTATPVPPTVTPTPVPPTATPVPPTDTPTPVPPTPTPVPPTATPTPVPPQAVIGAKGLNLRGGPGTTYPILAAAKGGEKFEIVGKTADDAWWQICCVGAKKEKAWVQAKLVTTEGEVTAIAVVKDIPPPPPTATPNPNAAGSGSPSGVLLYSVANMSAGRWELWEYNFGNATARKLFDWRTEVAYSANYKQIAYYLWPPIGGVTGTGIWVMNADYTGEHLVILGGAYPSWSPDGSRLSAGDGRDVYILNADGSGLRRLVNGEYPAWSPKNNSIAHRACNGGDCGIYLTDADTGAQQRVTSGGSDGQPAWSPDGKRLAYISKDDGNFEIYVVNTDGSNKVRLTENLTSDGLPIWSPDGGWIAFRSDREGKWAVYAVRPTGANLRKVTDADVLPVWFFEKMGWRR, from the coding sequence ATGTTACGTAAGTCGCTTCTCGTCTGTTGTGTTGTGTTCCTGGTCGTCCTATTGACTGCGTGCAGCAACCCGCTCGCACCACCCGCCACGGCAACCCCGCTGCCGCCCACCGTCACCCCCATTCCGCCGACCGCCACTCCCGTTCCACCCACTGTAACCCCGACCCCCGTTCCACCCACTGCAACCCCCGTTCCGCCCACCGATACGCCCACACCGGTTCCGCCCACGCCTACCCCAGTGCCGCCCACCGCCACGCCGACGCCTGTGCCGCCGCAAGCCGTGATTGGCGCCAAAGGCCTGAATCTGCGCGGCGGACCAGGCACGACCTACCCGATCCTGGCGGCGGCGAAAGGCGGCGAGAAGTTCGAGATTGTCGGCAAGACGGCCGACGACGCCTGGTGGCAGATCTGCTGCGTCGGTGCCAAGAAGGAGAAGGCCTGGGTGCAGGCTAAACTGGTCACGACCGAGGGTGAAGTAACCGCCATCGCGGTGGTCAAGGACATTCCGCCCCCGCCGCCCACCGCCACGCCCAATCCGAACGCGGCCGGCAGCGGGTCGCCCAGCGGTGTCCTGCTCTACTCCGTCGCCAACATGAGCGCCGGACGCTGGGAGCTGTGGGAATACAACTTTGGCAACGCCACGGCGCGCAAGCTGTTCGACTGGCGCACCGAGGTGGCCTACTCCGCAAATTACAAACAGATCGCCTATTACCTGTGGCCGCCCATCGGCGGCGTAACCGGGACAGGCATTTGGGTGATGAACGCCGACTACACAGGCGAGCACCTCGTCATCCTCGGCGGCGCCTACCCGTCCTGGTCACCTGATGGTAGTCGCCTGAGCGCCGGCGATGGCCGCGATGTCTACATCCTCAACGCCGATGGCAGCGGGCTGCGTCGCCTGGTCAACGGCGAATACCCGGCCTGGTCGCCCAAGAACAACTCGATTGCCCATCGCGCCTGCAACGGCGGCGACTGCGGCATCTACCTGACCGACGCAGACACCGGCGCGCAGCAGCGCGTGACCAGCGGCGGCAGCGACGGTCAGCCAGCCTGGAGTCCTGACGGCAAGCGGCTGGCCTACATCTCCAAGGACGACGGTAACTTCGAAATCTATGTCGTCAACACAGATGGCAGCAACAAAGTGCGGCTGACCGAGAATCTGACAAGCGACGGCCTGCCCATCTGGTCGCCCGATGGCGGCTGGATTGCCTTCCGCTCGGATCGCGAGGGCAAGTGGGCCGTCTACGCGGTGCGCCCCACCGGCGCCAACCTGCGCAAGGTCACCGATGCCGATGTGCTGCCTGTGTGGTTTTTCGAAAAGATGGGTTGGCGCCGCTGA
- a CDS encoding c-type cytochrome translates to MFLGTTRLANGGPACMVCHSVTGIGALGGGALGPDLTDVFNRYGGQAGLTAFLGSPATITMNAIWANQPMTDQERADLVAFFETTTTPLRTASTLWTLAGLSGAGGVVLLASAQVWWRKRLMGVRRPLVARANAKK, encoded by the coding sequence CTGTTCCTGGGCACGACTCGACTTGCCAACGGCGGGCCGGCCTGCATGGTCTGTCACAGCGTGACCGGCATTGGCGCGTTGGGCGGCGGCGCGCTGGGGCCTGACCTGACTGACGTGTTCAACCGCTACGGCGGCCAGGCAGGGTTGACCGCCTTCCTCGGCAGCCCGGCCACCATCACCATGAACGCCATTTGGGCCAACCAGCCCATGACCGACCAGGAGCGCGCAGACCTGGTGGCGTTTTTCGAAACAACGACCACGCCGCTGCGAACTGCTTCCACCTTGTGGACGCTGGCGGGGTTGTCTGGCGCGGGCGGCGTGGTCTTGCTCGCCTCGGCGCAGGTCTGGTGGCGAAAACGACTGATGGGCGTCCGCAGACCCCTGGTCGCGCGCGCCAACGCAAAGAAGTAA
- a CDS encoding response regulator transcription factor yields the protein MSRYRVLLADDHALFREGLAGIITSQPDMDVVGEASDGLEAVVMAQELKPDLVLMDVQMPTLDGIEATRQIKEMVAHATIVMLTVRDDDEKLFEALKSGAQGYLLKDIHSKDMLAMLRGALRGEAALSPRMAGRVLKEFRRLGSRVPVFSAADDDELVELTRRELETLTIAARGVSDKEIAEELCISIHTVKSHMRTILSKLHVNTRRQAARVAKSKGLL from the coding sequence ATGAGCCGCTATCGTGTGCTGCTGGCTGACGACCATGCGCTGTTTCGCGAGGGGCTGGCAGGGATCATCACATCGCAGCCGGACATGGACGTCGTTGGCGAAGCCAGCGATGGGCTGGAGGCGGTGGTCATGGCGCAGGAACTCAAGCCGGACCTGGTGTTGATGGATGTGCAGATGCCCACGCTCGACGGGATCGAAGCGACGCGCCAGATCAAGGAAATGGTGGCGCATGCTACCATCGTGATGCTGACCGTGCGCGACGATGACGAAAAGCTGTTCGAGGCGCTGAAGAGCGGCGCCCAGGGCTATTTGCTCAAGGACATTCATTCGAAGGATATGCTCGCCATGCTGCGCGGCGCACTGCGCGGGGAAGCTGCGCTCAGCCCGCGCATGGCCGGGCGAGTATTGAAGGAGTTTCGCCGCCTCGGTTCGCGTGTGCCCGTATTTTCCGCGGCCGATGACGACGAACTGGTAGAACTGACCAGGCGTGAACTGGAAACGCTGACCATCGCGGCGCGGGGCGTATCAGACAAGGAAATTGCGGAAGAACTGTGCATCAGCATTCACACCGTCAAGAGTCACATGCGCACCATTTTGTCCAAACTGCACGTGAACACACGACGCCAGGCCGCACGCGTCGCCAAGAGCAAGGGCCTGCTGTAG
- the narI gene encoding respiratory nitrate reductase subunit gamma, whose amino-acid sequence MPRRNARPSTKFPWHTTQWISSSSCWRTPFRGGRWGVDTSCRSFIAFPYVAVILATVVGIYRYYSDRFSFSSFSSQFLESRRLFWGSVPWHYGIVTILSVHLFAFFFPGVWAALTADPTRLYIIEVTGMALALVSIVGISLLVLRRMSDDRVRVVTTWADWLLILALLVQVILGFWVSFFYRWGSDWFLRTAQPWLLSLVVFQPKIEYVSALPLVVKWHHLWGFVIICIFPFTRLVHVVTYPITYLWRPLQVVIWNRARPVQK is encoded by the coding sequence ATGCCCAGGCGCAATGCGAGGCCTTCGACGAAATTCCCCTGGCATACGACGCAGTGGATTAGTTCAAGTTCTTGTTGGAGGACTCCCTTTCGGGGAGGCCGATGGGGCGTTGATACCTCTTGCCGCTCCTTCATTGCCTTTCCTTACGTCGCGGTCATTTTGGCGACAGTAGTCGGCATCTACCGCTACTATTCCGATCGCTTCTCCTTTTCCAGCTTCTCCTCGCAGTTCCTGGAAAGCCGCCGCCTGTTCTGGGGGTCCGTGCCCTGGCACTACGGCATTGTCACCATTCTGAGCGTCCACCTGTTTGCCTTCTTCTTCCCCGGCGTGTGGGCCGCGCTGACCGCTGACCCGACGCGGCTCTACATCATCGAGGTGACCGGCATGGCGCTGGCGCTGGTCTCCATCGTTGGGATCAGCCTGCTCGTCCTGCGCCGCATGTCCGATGACCGCGTGCGCGTCGTCACCACCTGGGCTGACTGGCTGCTCATCCTTGCCCTGCTCGTGCAGGTCATCCTGGGCTTCTGGGTCTCCTTCTTCTACCGCTGGGGGTCCGACTGGTTCCTGCGCACCGCGCAGCCGTGGCTGCTCTCCCTGGTGGTCTTCCAGCCGAAGATCGAATATGTCTCGGCGCTGCCCCTGGTGGTCAAATGGCATCACCTGTGGGGCTTCGTCATCATCTGCATCTTCCCCTTCACGCGGCTGGTGCATGTGGTCACCTACCCGATTACCTACCTCTGGCGGCCGCTGCAGGTGGTCATTTGGAATCGCGCCAGGCCGGTGCAAAAGTAA
- a CDS encoding nitrate reductase subunit alpha has product MAWIQDLVNPKSRKWEEFYRNRWQHDNIVRSTHGVNCTGGCSWQVYVKDGIITWEMQQTDYPLLEKDLPPYEPRGCQRGISASWYVYSPIRVKYPYARGVLLDFWREERSAGKSPVDAYASIMGDETKRTRIQKARGKGGFRRTSWDEVTEIVVAGMLHTAKKYGPDRIFGFSPIPAMSYLSYAGGSRFLQLFGGVNMSFYDWYADLPNAFPEVWGDQTDVCESADWYNSKYIVSYGANMSMTRTPDVHFIAEARHNGTKYVSIAPDFSQVSKYSDWWIPVKPGTDAALWMAVNHVILKEFFEERQVPYFINYLKQYTDSTFLVELEKDGDSYKAGRLLRANRVKRYTNEENGDWKLLVFDKTSNQPRMPKGTVGYRWSKEKGKWNLKMEDGQDDTPLDPELTFLDEHDEIVNVAYHEFAEAKVALRGIPIRYVETDRGRVPVTTAFDLLVAQFGVSRGLPGDYPKSYDEIGPYTPAWQEQYTGIGRDTVTRLAREFAHNAEVTNGKSMVIVGASINHWYNNSLMYRAPITALMLCGCCGVNGGGMNHYVGQEKLTLVAPWSAMAFALDWVKPPRRQQTPTWHYINSDQWRYEGDFTDYAPIPEKTKWAKGHAADLATMAVRMGWMPSYPQFDENPFDVVKNADAAGAKSNDDVIKRVVDQLKDGTTRFAIDDPDAEQNWPRIWIMWRGNALASSAKGAEFFQRHYLGTHDNIAAEEHAKGKVKTVTFREPVPRGKMDLVVDLNFRMDSSALYSDIVLPSAFWYEKNDLNTTDLHSYVHPLGQAVPPVWESKTDWEIFKLLALRVSEMAPEVFPEPVRDIVAFPLMHDTPDELGQTDVKDWRAGECEAIPGKTMPHFRVVERDYINLYNRFISLGPNIRADGINGNGVQIPIEKFYDDLMEQPVGGTPDSRRTRCVEWGGKKYPSLEDALDTANVLLYLAPETNGEVSYQAFKHEEERVGLPLADLAEGVRGVNMTFHDLTRQVRRTLISPCWTGMVNDGRAYAAWCINVERLIPWRTLTGRQHFYVDHPWYLDFGEHLPTFKPKLNPRATGDIVNSPVDDKCLVLNYITPHGKWNIHSTYKDNHRMLTLSRGMDPVWINDKDAEKVGLVDNDWVEMYNDNGVVVTRVNVSSRVQPGMCLYYHAVERTIYIPKSQIRGKRRAGGHNSLTRTRINPLLLAGGYAQFTYGFNYWGPIGIFTRDTYCVVRKMEKLEW; this is encoded by the coding sequence ATGGCTTGGATCCAAGACTTGGTCAACCCGAAATCACGCAAGTGGGAGGAGTTCTACCGCAACCGCTGGCAGCACGATAACATCGTCCGCAGTACGCACGGCGTAAACTGCACAGGCGGCTGTTCGTGGCAGGTGTACGTCAAGGACGGCATCATCACCTGGGAAATGCAGCAGACGGATTATCCGCTTCTCGAAAAGGATCTTCCGCCCTACGAACCGCGCGGTTGTCAGCGCGGCATCTCGGCGTCGTGGTACGTCTACAGCCCGATCCGCGTCAAGTATCCGTACGCGCGCGGCGTCCTGCTGGATTTCTGGCGCGAAGAACGGTCGGCGGGCAAAAGTCCCGTGGACGCGTATGCCTCCATCATGGGAGATGAGACGAAGCGGACGCGCATCCAGAAGGCGCGCGGCAAGGGCGGTTTCCGCCGCACCTCGTGGGACGAAGTGACGGAGATCGTCGTCGCGGGCATGCTCCACACCGCCAAGAAATACGGACCCGACCGCATCTTCGGCTTTTCGCCCATCCCCGCCATGTCGTACCTTTCGTACGCGGGCGGCTCGCGCTTCCTGCAATTGTTCGGCGGCGTCAACATGAGTTTCTACGACTGGTACGCGGACCTGCCCAACGCCTTCCCCGAAGTCTGGGGCGACCAGACCGACGTGTGCGAATCCGCCGACTGGTACAACAGCAAGTACATCGTCTCGTACGGCGCGAACATGAGCATGACGCGCACGCCCGATGTACACTTCATCGCCGAGGCGCGGCACAACGGCACCAAGTACGTCTCGATCGCGCCCGACTTCAGCCAGGTCTCCAAGTATTCCGACTGGTGGATCCCCGTTAAGCCCGGCACCGACGCGGCGCTGTGGATGGCGGTCAATCACGTCATCTTGAAGGAATTCTTCGAAGAACGCCAGGTTCCGTATTTCATCAACTATCTCAAACAATACACCGACAGCACGTTCCTGGTGGAACTGGAAAAGGATGGTGACTCGTACAAGGCGGGACGCCTCCTGCGCGCCAACCGCGTCAAGCGTTACACGAACGAGGAGAACGGCGACTGGAAACTGCTGGTCTTCGATAAAACCAGCAATCAGCCGCGCATGCCCAAAGGCACGGTCGGCTACCGCTGGAGCAAGGAAAAAGGCAAGTGGAATCTCAAGATGGAGGACGGGCAGGATGACACCCCGCTCGATCCCGAACTGACCTTCCTCGACGAACACGACGAAATTGTGAACGTCGCCTACCACGAATTCGCCGAGGCGAAAGTTGCCCTGCGCGGCATCCCCATCCGCTACGTGGAAACCGATCGCGGACGCGTCCCCGTGACGACCGCCTTCGATCTGCTAGTGGCGCAATTTGGCGTCAGCCGCGGACTGCCTGGCGATTACCCGAAATCCTACGATGAAATCGGCCCGTACACGCCCGCCTGGCAGGAACAGTACACGGGCATCGGTCGCGACACCGTCACCCGCCTGGCGCGCGAGTTTGCGCACAACGCGGAAGTGACCAACGGCAAGTCCATGGTCATCGTCGGCGCCAGCATCAACCACTGGTACAACAACAGCCTGATGTACCGCGCGCCGATTACCGCGTTGATGTTGTGCGGCTGCTGCGGAGTCAACGGCGGCGGCATGAACCACTACGTGGGACAGGAAAAACTGACGCTGGTCGCGCCGTGGTCGGCGATGGCGTTCGCGCTGGACTGGGTCAAACCTCCGCGCCGCCAGCAGACTCCCACCTGGCATTACATCAACAGCGACCAGTGGCGCTACGAGGGCGATTTCACCGACTATGCGCCCATCCCTGAGAAGACCAAATGGGCTAAGGGCCACGCCGCCGACCTGGCGACGATGGCGGTTCGCATGGGCTGGATGCCTTCGTATCCGCAGTTCGACGAGAATCCTTTTGATGTCGTCAAGAACGCGGACGCGGCAGGCGCAAAGTCCAACGATGATGTCATCAAACGGGTGGTGGATCAACTCAAAGATGGAACGACCAGATTCGCCATTGACGACCCGGACGCGGAGCAGAACTGGCCGCGCATCTGGATAATGTGGCGCGGCAACGCGCTGGCCTCCAGCGCCAAGGGCGCCGAGTTCTTCCAGCGCCACTACCTGGGCACCCACGACAACATCGCGGCCGAGGAGCACGCCAAAGGCAAGGTCAAGACCGTCACCTTCCGCGAGCCTGTGCCGCGCGGCAAGATGGACCTGGTGGTTGACCTGAACTTCCGCATGGACTCTTCGGCGCTGTATTCCGACATCGTCCTGCCCTCCGCGTTCTGGTACGAAAAGAACGATCTCAACACCACCGACCTGCACTCGTACGTGCATCCGCTCGGACAGGCGGTTCCCCCTGTTTGGGAATCCAAGACCGACTGGGAAATCTTCAAACTGCTGGCGCTCCGAGTCAGCGAGATGGCGCCCGAGGTCTTCCCCGAACCCGTGCGCGACATCGTGGCGTTCCCGCTCATGCACGACACGCCCGACGAACTCGGTCAGACCGACGTGAAGGATTGGCGCGCGGGCGAGTGCGAAGCCATCCCTGGCAAGACCATGCCGCACTTCCGCGTGGTCGAGCGCGATTACATCAATCTGTACAACCGCTTCATCTCGCTCGGACCGAACATCCGCGCGGACGGAATCAACGGCAACGGCGTGCAGATTCCCATCGAGAAGTTTTACGATGATTTGATGGAACAGCCTGTCGGCGGCACGCCCGACTCGCGCCGCACGCGCTGTGTGGAGTGGGGCGGAAAGAAATATCCCAGCCTCGAAGACGCGCTGGATACCGCCAACGTGTTGCTCTATCTCGCGCCCGAAACCAACGGCGAAGTCTCGTATCAAGCGTTCAAACACGAAGAAGAACGCGTCGGACTCCCGCTGGCGGACCTCGCCGAAGGTGTGCGCGGCGTCAACATGACCTTCCACGACCTGACGCGGCAAGTGCGCCGCACGCTCATCAGCCCCTGCTGGACGGGCATGGTCAACGACGGGCGCGCCTACGCCGCCTGGTGCATCAACGTCGAGCGCCTCATCCCCTGGCGCACGTTGACAGGGCGCCAGCACTTCTATGTTGACCATCCGTGGTACCTGGACTTTGGCGAACACCTGCCGACCTTCAAGCCGAAACTGAACCCGCGCGCCACAGGCGACATCGTCAACAGCCCGGTGGACGACAAGTGCCTTGTGCTGAATTACATCACGCCGCACGGTAAGTGGAACATTCACTCCACGTACAAGGACAACCATCGCATGTTGACGCTCTCGCGCGGCATGGATCCCGTCTGGATCAACGACAAGGACGCGGAAAAAGTTGGTCTCGTGGACAACGACTGGGTGGAGATGTACAACGACAACGGCGTGGTCGTGACACGCGTCAATGTCAGTTCGCGCGTGCAGCCTGGCATGTGCCTGTACTATCACGCGGTCGAGCGCACGATCTACATCCCCAAGTCGCAGATCCGCGGCAAGCGCCGCGCGGGCGGTCACAACAGCCTGACGCGCACGCGCATCAACCCGCTGCTGCTGGCGGGCGGCTACGCCCAGTTCACCTACGGCTTTAATTACTGGGGCCCCATCGGCATCTTCACCCGCGACACGTACTGCGTGGTCAGGAAGATGGAGAAGTTGGAGTGGTAG
- a CDS encoding cytochrome c has product MMRMIGKPASLCRAFCLIPLGLLILALVAIPTRAGAQDASEGEKLFTSKGCKACHTIGGGKLVGPDLLGVTTRRDRAWLTRWIKEPDKVLAEGDAIATQLYEEYNKIPMTNLGLTDGEVAALIAYLVSIDTGGAPARLRPRLRSLPAT; this is encoded by the coding sequence ATGATGCGAATGATCGGAAAACCTGCGTCTCTCTGCCGGGCCTTCTGCCTGATCCCGCTTGGTTTGTTGATCCTGGCCCTGGTTGCGATTCCGACGCGCGCCGGCGCGCAGGATGCATCCGAAGGCGAAAAACTCTTTACCAGCAAAGGATGCAAGGCTTGCCACACGATCGGGGGCGGAAAACTAGTCGGGCCTGATCTGCTCGGCGTGACCACGCGCCGCGACAGGGCCTGGCTGACGCGCTGGATCAAGGAGCCGGACAAGGTGCTGGCCGAGGGTGACGCGATAGCCACGCAGTTGTACGAAGAGTACAACAAGATTCCCATGACCAACCTGGGGCTGACCGACGGCGAGGTGGCCGCGCTGATCGCTTATCTTGTGAGCATTGATACGGGTGGGGCGCCCGCGCGGCTCCGGCCGCGCCTGCGCTCCCTGCCGGCGACTTAG